A region of Anaerolineales bacterium DNA encodes the following proteins:
- a CDS encoding UDP-phosphate galactose phosphotransferase has product MDYVIIKQPRLMPRSGIYHKIKRLIDIGVCLAMLPVIIPIMLFCAIAILLDSPGPILFVQERLGKGGRLFKMYKFRTMRTDIDQRHVQDYMRAYVRSEIITLEDGRKTFKPASDQAFFPFGRLLRKLSLDELPQIINVLKGEMSIVGPRPNVLWEVEAYRPWHYERMEVLPGITGLAQVRGRSSIDFAHLVRNDIEYIEKQSLSLDLKIMWWTFISALTGKGAA; this is encoded by the coding sequence ATGGACTATGTAATCATTAAGCAACCTCGCCTGATGCCCCGCTCTGGTATTTATCACAAGATAAAGCGCTTGATTGATATTGGCGTCTGCCTGGCAATGCTACCGGTCATAATACCGATCATGTTATTCTGCGCCATCGCCATTTTGCTTGATTCTCCCGGTCCTATCTTATTTGTCCAGGAACGTTTAGGTAAGGGTGGGCGGCTATTCAAAATGTATAAATTTCGCACAATGAGGACCGATATTGATCAACGCCACGTCCAAGACTATATGAGAGCATATGTCAGGTCCGAAATCATCACCCTTGAAGATGGTCGCAAGACATTCAAGCCAGCCAGCGATCAGGCCTTTTTCCCATTTGGCAGGCTGTTACGCAAACTCAGTTTGGATGAGCTACCCCAGATCATCAATGTCCTAAAAGGTGAGATGAGTATTGTTGGTCCACGGCCGAATGTGCTCTGGGAAGTTGAAGCTTACCGTCCATGGCATTATGAGCGCATGGAGGTATTGCCGGGGATTACCGGTCTGGCACAGGTGCGTGGAAGGAGCAGTATTGATTTTGCCCACCTGGTTCGAAATGATATTGAATATATCGAAAAACAAAGCTTATCCCTGGATCTTAAAATAATGTGGTGGACTTTCATCTCTGCCCTGACTGGAAAAGGCGCAGCCTGA
- a CDS encoding N-acetyltransferase yields MKIRIHPTADVSPRAVIGDSTCIWHQAQIREDVVLGQNCIIGKGVYIDAGVKIGNNVKIQNYTSVYHGVTIEDGVFIGPHVCFTNDLKPRAINPDGSLKDADDWILTTTLVQKGAALGANSTIRCGVTIGEWSMIGCGSVITRDIPNYGLAWGNPARLHGFVCPCGTQLEKVAIEDGSQQAVCPACGIKLSIPMAAWELVR; encoded by the coding sequence ATGAAGATCCGCATCCACCCAACTGCTGATGTATCTCCCAGGGCTGTGATCGGCGATTCAACCTGCATTTGGCACCAGGCGCAAATTCGAGAGGATGTTGTCCTCGGTCAGAATTGCATTATTGGGAAGGGGGTTTACATTGATGCCGGCGTAAAGATAGGTAATAATGTAAAAATCCAGAATTACACTTCTGTCTATCACGGTGTAACCATTGAAGATGGTGTATTTATCGGTCCACATGTGTGCTTTACAAATGATTTGAAACCCCGCGCCATTAATCCTGATGGCTCGTTGAAGGATGCTGATGATTGGATCCTGACAACCACCCTGGTTCAAAAAGGTGCTGCCTTAGGAGCAAATTCAACCATCCGATGCGGGGTCACGATCGGTGAATGGTCTATGATTGGATGTGGAAGCGTCATCACCAGAGACATCCCAAATTACGGATTGGCATGGGGTAATCCAGCCCGACTGCATGGTTTCGTTTGCCCCTGCGGCACTCAGCTTGAAAAAGTTGCTATCGAAGACGGTTCTCAGCAGGCGGTCTGCCCTGCTTGCGGTATAAAGCTGAGTATTCCCATGGCAGCTTGGGAGTTAGTCCGATGA
- a CDS encoding aminotransferase DegT yields the protein MINIAKPLIGEEEKKAVLEVLDSGMIAQGPRVKAFEESFARMCGVKYAVATTSGTTALHIALLAAGVGASDQVITSPFTFIASANSILYTGARPVFVDIDPETYNLDPTKIEAAITSHTKAILPVHLFGLSCDMDPIMEVAEKYGLSVIEDACQSHGAMYKDKRVGSFGIGTFSFYPTKNMTSAEGGMITTNHDGIAEHCQVIRQHGMRRRYYHDELGFNFRMTDVHAAIGIEQLKKLAANNDIRRMNASYLSQHLQGVSTPVIPQGCQHVFHQYTIRVPGGKRDELRAFLQTNGVGSEIYYPVPVHQQFFYAEALGYAGVFPEAERAAGEVLSLPVHPSLSRADLEKIVESVNQFCLSAGRQSDLRTNLTG from the coding sequence ATGATCAACATCGCCAAGCCGCTTATCGGTGAGGAAGAGAAAAAAGCAGTCCTGGAAGTGCTCGATTCTGGGATGATCGCCCAGGGACCTCGGGTAAAAGCATTCGAGGAATCTTTCGCGAGGATGTGTGGTGTGAAGTATGCCGTTGCTACTACTTCCGGGACAACCGCTCTACACATCGCCCTTCTCGCAGCTGGCGTCGGAGCAAGTGATCAAGTAATCACCTCTCCCTTTACCTTTATAGCTTCAGCGAACAGTATTCTTTATACTGGGGCGCGGCCGGTTTTCGTTGATATTGACCCTGAAACATATAATCTGGACCCAACCAAGATTGAAGCCGCGATAACCTCGCACACCAAAGCAATTCTGCCTGTCCACCTTTTTGGATTAAGTTGCGATATGGATCCGATCATGGAAGTTGCCGAGAAGTACGGCCTATCCGTGATCGAAGACGCCTGCCAAAGCCATGGCGCAATGTACAAGGACAAGCGGGTTGGTTCGTTTGGTATTGGCACGTTCTCTTTCTATCCAACCAAGAATATGACATCCGCTGAAGGTGGCATGATCACGACCAATCATGATGGGATCGCTGAACATTGCCAGGTGATACGTCAGCATGGCATGCGTCGGCGTTACTATCATGATGAGCTAGGCTTTAACTTCCGCATGACAGATGTTCACGCAGCAATCGGCATAGAGCAACTTAAAAAATTAGCGGCCAACAACGATATCCGCCGTATGAACGCCAGCTATCTAAGTCAGCATCTGCAGGGTGTGAGCACTCCCGTGATCCCTCAAGGCTGTCAGCATGTCTTTCACCAGTACACGATTCGTGTCCCTGGCGGTAAAAGGGATGAATTGCGTGCTTTCCTTCAGACAAATGGCGTAGGCTCAGAAATATATTATCCAGTGCCAGTGCATCAGCAGTTTTTTTATGCTGAAGCATTAGGATATGCCGGTGTATTTCCTGAAGCTGAACGTGCAGCTGGAGAGGTGCTTTCCTTACCAGTGCATCCTTCTTTAAGTCGTGCGGATTTGGAGAAGATCGTCGAATCAGTAAATCAATTTTGTTTATCTGCTGGCAGACAGTCGGATTTGCGCACTAACCTGACGGGATAA
- a CDS encoding oxidoreductase has protein sequence MRQTSEGKLDGQVKIGVIGLGRMGQHHCRVYSNQKDARLVGVYDIDTHTTKDTAEKYEVEGYSRLEDLLDQVDALTIATPTPTHYAIASQCLERRIHVLLEKPVTDNIKDAEALTSLADNCGSVCLIGHIERFNPAYVELKKVLDRSSVIAINFRRLSPYRVSNTDVDVVLDLMVHDLDLAYDITGRDPEFTYANGLMPFSSSLDHVVAQLFFANGPLVTLTASRVTEQKIRSVDVTCEDCFIEVDFMNKSISIHRGSTGEFLGKTRNGVSYHQESIIERILVPNTEPLSAEIRSFLECIKQNRPPRVSIHDGLKALRMAQNISMLASEQLNQFSINSLLPDRVAAH, from the coding sequence ATGAGACAAACATCGGAGGGTAAATTGGATGGACAGGTAAAAATCGGGGTGATTGGTTTGGGTCGCATGGGGCAGCATCACTGCCGAGTATATTCAAATCAAAAGGATGCTCGCCTTGTCGGTGTATATGACATAGATACTCATACGACGAAGGATACTGCTGAAAAATATGAGGTTGAGGGATATTCTCGATTAGAAGATCTTTTGGATCAAGTGGATGCATTAACCATTGCAACACCAACCCCAACTCACTACGCAATTGCAAGCCAGTGCCTGGAGAGACGGATCCATGTGTTGCTTGAAAAACCTGTCACGGACAATATCAAAGATGCCGAAGCTTTAACCAGCCTGGCAGATAATTGTGGCTCGGTCTGCCTTATCGGGCATATTGAGCGCTTTAATCCTGCATATGTCGAATTGAAGAAAGTACTGGATAGGTCGAGTGTGATCGCCATCAATTTCCGCCGTTTGAGTCCGTATCGGGTGAGTAATACCGATGTTGATGTGGTACTCGACCTGATGGTGCATGACCTGGATCTTGCTTACGATATTACCGGAAGGGACCCAGAGTTTACATACGCCAATGGATTAATGCCTTTTAGCTCCAGCCTCGACCACGTGGTTGCCCAGCTTTTTTTCGCCAACGGGCCTCTGGTAACGTTAACAGCATCGCGTGTCACTGAGCAGAAAATCCGCTCGGTTGATGTAACTTGCGAGGATTGCTTCATTGAAGTTGACTTTATGAACAAGAGCATTTCCATCCATCGAGGCTCAACTGGAGAATTTTTAGGGAAAACCAGGAATGGGGTCAGCTACCACCAGGAAAGTATTATCGAGCGTATACTGGTACCGAATACTGAACCTCTATCAGCTGAGATAAGGAGTTTTCTGGAATGTATCAAGCAAAATCGGCCCCCACGCGTATCTATCCATGACGGTCTCAAGGCTTTACGCATGGCGCAAAACATAAGCATGCTTGCCAGCGAACAACTCAATCAATTTTCCATCAATTCTCTCCTACCTGACCGGGTTGCCGCCCACTAA